The Gammaproteobacteria bacterium DNA window TTCGGTTCCAGGGGCCGATCGGTGAACTGTTGAGCGGCCGGGCGGCACCCGCGTACCGGGTGCGTCTTCGGCCTCCAATTGGGCCTGTGGTTGTTGCTCTCGAATCGGAGGCCTGGGTACGGCATGTTGCCGTGCTCGGCGATGGTGATGTGCGCGTGTCGGTGAGTTCGCTGGAGGCTGCGGAGCGACATCTTGCGGGTGTGCTTGCGGGAGCGGAGGCGCGTGTCGTGTCGATCGCTCCGGAGGCCGCAACGCTCGAAGAAGTATTCCTGGAGCTGACCGGATGAACCTCTGGCGGCTGGAGTGGCTTCGATTGTGGCGCACCAAGCGATGGATCGTCCTGGTGGGTGTGTATCTCTTCTTCGGGTTTGTCGGCCCCCTCAGCGCTCGCTACCTCAACGAGATTCTGGCCCGGACCGCACAGCTGCAGGAAGGTGCGGTCATCAAACTGCCGCCCCCGACTCCTGCCGATGGGATTGCCCAGTACGTCGGGAACATCGCGCAGCTGGGCATTCTGGTCGTGGTGGTCGTCACTGCCGGCGCGTTCGTGATGAAACCGGAGATGGCAACGTTCCTCCGTACGCGCGTCGACGGGATGGCCCGGTTGCTCGCCCCGCGGTACGTCGTCAGCGTCGTCGCAGCCACCGGAGCGTTCCTGCTGGGGACCGGCGCGGCGTGGTATGAGACAGGTGTGCTCCTCGGTGGTCTTCCCGCGGGAGGCATGTTTGCCGGCATCGGCTACGGGGTCCTGGCACTCTTGTTCGTCGTGTCGGTGGTCGCTGGCGTGTCCTCTCGGTCCAAGAACACGCTTGGGACGGTCCTGATCTCCATCGTTGTCCTACTGCTGCTTCCGCTGGTCGGTCTGATTCGTGGCGTGGCCGAGTGGGTGCCCACGTCACTGATCTCTGCGATGAGTGATCTTGCCCGAGACGCCTCTCCGGGCGATTTCACGAAGGCGGCGATCGTGACGGTGCTTCTGACCGTGGGGCTGTTGTGGTTCGCGGTGTGGGGGCATGCGCACCGCGAGGTGTGAATCCGGCGGCCGGCGTTCAGTGAGTTGCCGGTTCCCACGCCCGTGAGTCTCCAGCAGCGAGTTCTCAGTTCTCGGTAATCAGCTCTTCCGTCGCGGCACCCGTGGTGGGAACACTCTGATGACTGACGACTGACCCCTCCCTAGCCGGTTCGCAGCGCTTCGGTCGGTGACATCCTCGCGGCCCGCATGGCGGGGTATAGGCCGGCGATCGCTCCGATGGCCAGAGCGGCGCCCAGCCCGCCGACCCACGAGATCGTCGGGATCAGCGTCGTCCATCCTTTCAGCTGCGAGTAGGCGGCCGTGACCCCGGCGCCGAGGGCAACTCCTCCCAGTCCGCCGGCCGCCGAGAGCAAGAACGACTCTCCGAGGAATTGGAGTGCCACGTGCCGCCGGGTTGCGCCGAGAGCTCTTCGAAGCCCGATCTCGGATCGGCGCTCCAGCACCGAGATCACCATTACGTTCGCGATGCCGACGCCTCCGACGAGGAGCGCTATGGCGCCGAGTCCCAAGAAGAGAGCGGTGAGGGCATCGTCCGCCGCTTCGCGTGCTTCGAGAGCATCGGTCGGCCGGGAGACTTCCACTTCTTCCGGGTTCTCCGGGTTGGTCGTCGCGGCGAGCACACCCATGACCGCGTCGACCTGATCCGGGGTGGTTCTCACATAGACGGTGCTCGGCACCCCGTCGGCGCCGAGGTAGGTTTCGGCGGCCTGCAGTGGCACGATCGCTGCACGATCGAGATCGGGGCTCAGATCCAGCGGGTCGAGGATCCCCCGCACGGCGAACCATTGATCCCCAAGCCATACCTTCGGGCCGGCGTCCAAGCTGGAGATCCCGAGCCGTTCTGCTGCCACGGCACCGAGGACAACTGTTGGATAGGAGCCTTGCTCGTCGAGGAACGTGCCGTCGGCAACGGTGCCTTGGAGCGTGTCGAGAAGGTTCGGGTTCGCCGCCTTGACGGTGATCCCACCGCTTTGCGTCGAGGGCACGTAGTCGGTGCGATAGACCTTTGCGTCGACGTTGCTGACCGAGGAGACGGCCTGCACCGGTCCGATCCGCTCGATCATGGAGACGGCCGTGTCCGGAAGTTCACCTCTGCCGATTCCGATTCCCTGGCCGGCTTCCACGGTGAGGAGGTTTGTGCCAAGCCGATCGAGTTTGGCCAGCAGGTCCGACTTGCTCGACTCGGAGAGTCCGAGCACGCCGACGATTGCCGCGATGCCGATCATGATGCCGAGCATCGACAGAGCCGCACGCAACTTGCGTGTGCGAAGGCCCACCGTGGCCGTGCGGAACACATCGCCGATGTGCAGCTTGGACGGAGTCAGGTCGTTCGCCATCAGGCTGCGACTCCGGTGTCGTAGTCGATGATGCCGTCCCTGATGCCCACGCGGCGGGGCATCTGTTCGGCGATCTCGCGGTTGTGGGTGATTACAACGATCGTGACTCCGTCGGTATTGAGGTCTTCGAGGAGTTCGACGATGGCGTCGCTGGAGCGCGTGTCGAGGTTTCCGGTCGGCTCGTCGGCGAGGACGATGGCCGGATTCCCGACGATGGCCCTGGCGACGGCAACCCGCTGCCGTTCGCCACCGGACAGTTTGTTCGATACTTGGCCGAGACGGTGCCCGAGTCCGACACGCTCGAGCGCCGCGACGGCCATCTCGCGGCGTTTCGAGGCCGGAATCCCTGTGTAGAGAAGGCCGTCCGCAACGTTGTCGAGTGCCGTGTAGTCGCTGAGAAGGAAGAACTGCTGGAAGACGAAGCCGATGTGACGCGAGCGCAGCGCCGACATCTGCTTGTCCGACAGTGTGGCGATGTCGTAGCCGGCGACATGGATCTGACCGGATGAAGGTCGGTCGAGCGTCCCCATGATGTGAAGCAGCGTCGACTTGCCCGAGCCGGATGGTCCGACGACGGAGACGAGTTCACCGGAGCGGATCTGCAGGTCGATGCCGCGAAGCGCCGGTACCGGCGGTGTGCCGGTGTACGTCTTGACCACATTGGAGAGTGACAAGACGGCCGTAGGGCCGGTGGGCCCCGTCACGGAACCACGACCCGGTCGCCTGCAGTCAGCTCACCGGAGGTGATCTCGACGAGTCCGTCGGCGTACATGCCCGGCTCGACTGCCACGAGATGGGTCGAACCGCCATCGTCGATCTCCACGGCGTATCCGCCTTCGGAGAGTGCGAGCAGCGCGGTCACCGGTACGGCCAGCACGTCGTACGCCGCGTCGGTGACGATGCTGACGTCGACAACCGAGTTCCCGAAACTCGCCGTTGCCTTCGGATCGTCCAGAGAGATCGTCACCGATGTCGATGTTGCCCCGCCTTGGCCGATGCTCGTATCGAGTGATGTAACGATTCCGCCCATGTCAGACCCGTCGGGAAGCGTCACCGTGACACGGTCGTCCACTTCGAACAGTCCTTCGTCCGAAGGGTCGAGGGTCACGGTGACCACGGGATCACTCGAAGATGTGGACAGCATAGGTGTCCCGTCATGGACCCCTGAGCCCAGCTGAACGAGCGTACCCGCGACTCGCACCGGTCCGGGAAGGAACACGACCTCGCCGAGGTCGACGATCCCATCGACGGGGGCGCCGATGTCCTCTTGCCAATCCTTGACCATCGTTCGGGTGTACGACGTGAACTCCTCGTCGATGGTCACGTTGCCGTCAGGGTCATAGCCGAGAGCTACGAGCGCGTCTTCCAGCTGTGTCACGTCGGCGCCCTCGCTGCCCTTTCGCATCGGACGCCACGCCGGCGAATCACCGTACAGGAGGGTGACAGGCTGGTCGTTGATGACGAAGAGGGTGTCTCCTTGCTCGAGGGTCGAGTCATCGTCGACGGAGGAGACGAGGGTTCCATTGAGACGATTCAGAATCGTGTCTGTGGACGTGTAGCCGAGGGTTCCGCTCACGGTCTCGGTCTGTTCGAGGTCGGTGACCGTCGCTTCCGCGAATCGGAGGGTTCTGGTGGTCGTGGCCGTCGCGTTCTCCGTTCCACCCTGGAGGGAGTACCAGATGCCGGCTCCTCCGGCGATCAGGATCACGGCAATGGCGGCAATCCGGCGTCCTGCTCGTCCCATCAG harbors:
- a CDS encoding FtsX-like permease family protein, with translation MMANDLTPSKLHIGDVFRTATVGLRTRKLRAALSMLGIMIGIAAIVGVLGLSESSKSDLLAKLDRLGTNLLTVEAGQGIGIGRGELPDTAVSMIERIGPVQAVSSVSNVDAKVYRTDYVPSTQSGGITVKAANPNLLDTLQGTVADGTFLDEQGSYPTVVLGAVAAERLGISSLDAGPKVWLGDQWFAVRGILDPLDLSPDLDRAAIVPLQAAETYLGADGVPSTVYVRTTPDQVDAVMGVLAATTNPENPEEVEVSRPTDALEAREAADDALTALFLGLGAIALLVGGVGIANVMVISVLERRSEIGLRRALGATRRHVALQFLGESFLLSAAGGLGGVALGAGVTAAYSQLKGWTTLIPTISWVGGLGAALAIGAIAGLYPAMRAARMSPTEALRTG
- a CDS encoding ATP-binding cassette domain-containing protein, which codes for MTGPTGPTAVLSLSNVVKTYTGTPPVPALRGIDLQIRSGELVSVVGPSGSGKSTLLHIMGTLDRPSSGQIHVAGYDIATLSDKQMSALRSRHIGFVFQQFFLLSDYTALDNVADGLLYTGIPASKRREMAVAALERVGLGHRLGQVSNKLSGGERQRVAVARAIVGNPAIVLADEPTGNLDTRSSDAIVELLEDLNTDGVTIVVITHNREIAEQMPRRVGIRDGIIDYDTGVAA
- a CDS encoding efflux RND transporter periplasmic adaptor subunit, translating into MGRAGRRIAAIAVILIAGGAGIWYSLQGGTENATATTTRTLRFAEATVTDLEQTETVSGTLGYTSTDTILNRLNGTLVSSVDDDSTLEQGDTLFVINDQPVTLLYGDSPAWRPMRKGSEGADVTQLEDALVALGYDPDGNVTIDEEFTSYTRTMVKDWQEDIGAPVDGIVDLGEVVFLPGPVRVAGTLVQLGSGVHDGTPMLSTSSSDPVVTVTLDPSDEGLFEVDDRVTVTLPDGSDMGGIVTSLDTSIGQGGATSTSVTISLDDPKATASFGNSVVDVSIVTDAAYDVLAVPVTALLALSEGGYAVEIDDGGSTHLVAVEPGMYADGLVEITSGELTAGDRVVVP